The Hyalangium ruber genome includes a window with the following:
- a CDS encoding TonB-dependent receptor, with amino-acid sequence MSAMYGLFCAVLSLAVVEGEEVRQDVPSLSTEAPPAAEAPTLVPEEAGSSPTPEEAPASPAPAPESREPPESPVPPAASTTVRASRPAQSAAEVTLDRELLELAPRTGAVDLLRLVPGLVASQHGGEGKAHQLFLRGFDALHGQDVELNVGGLPVNEVSHIHALGYADLNFIIPEVVRELRVTEGSYRAFQGDFAVAGTVRLELGLEEPGVHLAGTLGQYGQRRVVVAVRPGEDAETFAAVELGESRGFGPRRSAGRASLLAQATAEADTVAGRVRVRALAGSYTTRFDTPGVVREDDWLAGRQDFYAAPLARQGGSAARHQLLLGVELPRSGTSRTTLEVFGLVTDLRLRNNFTGFRTDARGDGLEQTHDTLTLGARAEHRRRLQIFSRELPLELGLGAKRDGANQTQRRYRETDGTFYADEVDARFVQTDIWGYAEAQLPLGAWKLLLGGRADALGVEIFDALAFRDPRYYDGQGYSRSAFGVHLGAKAGLELTLTERWRLFASYGDGFRSPQARSLAEGERAPFVSVRGAELGARRDGEQLALQASLFGSAVDDDFFFDHAAGTTVFTGRTVRAGLSAALQARPWREVTAALSATVAHARVRETNTLLPYFAPLVARADVGWERTLRLWGSETELSAGTGLTLIGPRPLPFDEYGSTVFLADAQAGARWGALGLRLEVKNLLNTRWRDGEFVYGSRFDPEAPASLLPARHFTAGPPRTASLTLEVHL; translated from the coding sequence ATGTCCGCGATGTACGGGTTGTTCTGCGCCGTCCTCTCCCTCGCCGTCGTGGAGGGGGAAGAGGTGCGGCAAGACGTTCCTTCTCTGAGCACCGAGGCCCCACCGGCGGCCGAAGCCCCCACCCTTGTCCCGGAGGAGGCAGGTTCATCCCCCACGCCCGAGGAGGCGCCAGCGTCACCCGCGCCAGCCCCTGAGTCGCGGGAGCCACCGGAATCGCCAGTGCCTCCCGCGGCGAGCACCACGGTGCGAGCCTCGCGCCCGGCCCAGAGCGCGGCGGAAGTCACCTTGGACCGAGAGCTGCTCGAGCTGGCGCCGCGCACGGGGGCGGTGGACCTGCTGCGCCTGGTACCGGGGCTGGTGGCCTCGCAGCACGGCGGGGAGGGCAAGGCGCACCAGCTCTTCCTGAGGGGCTTCGACGCGCTGCACGGGCAGGACGTGGAGCTGAACGTGGGCGGGCTGCCGGTGAACGAGGTGAGCCACATCCACGCGCTGGGGTACGCGGACTTGAACTTCATCATCCCCGAGGTGGTGCGGGAGCTGCGGGTGACGGAGGGCTCCTACCGCGCCTTCCAGGGAGACTTCGCGGTAGCGGGGACGGTGCGGCTGGAGCTGGGGCTGGAGGAGCCGGGGGTACACCTCGCGGGCACGCTGGGGCAGTACGGGCAGCGGCGGGTGGTGGTGGCGGTGCGCCCGGGCGAGGACGCGGAGACGTTCGCGGCGGTGGAACTGGGCGAGAGCCGAGGCTTCGGACCGAGGCGGAGCGCCGGGCGGGCCTCGCTGCTGGCCCAAGCGACGGCGGAGGCGGACACGGTGGCGGGCCGGGTGCGCGTGCGAGCGCTGGCAGGCAGCTACACGACGCGCTTCGACACGCCGGGAGTGGTGCGCGAGGACGACTGGCTGGCGGGCCGGCAGGACTTCTACGCGGCGCCGCTGGCGCGGCAGGGAGGCTCGGCGGCGCGGCACCAGCTGCTACTGGGGGTGGAGCTGCCGAGGAGCGGAACGAGCCGCACGACGCTCGAGGTCTTCGGCCTGGTGACGGACCTCCGGCTGCGAAACAACTTCACGGGGTTCCGGACGGACGCACGGGGAGACGGGCTGGAGCAGACGCACGACACGCTGACGTTGGGAGCGCGAGCGGAGCACCGACGCCGCCTCCAGATCTTCAGCAGAGAGCTTCCACTGGAACTCGGGCTGGGAGCGAAGCGGGACGGGGCGAACCAGACACAGCGGCGCTACCGGGAGACGGACGGCACCTTCTACGCGGACGAGGTGGACGCGCGCTTCGTGCAAACAGACATATGGGGATACGCGGAGGCGCAGCTACCGCTCGGAGCCTGGAAGCTTCTGCTGGGCGGGAGAGCGGACGCGCTGGGGGTGGAGATCTTCGACGCGTTGGCGTTCCGAGATCCGCGCTACTACGACGGGCAGGGCTACTCACGCAGCGCGTTCGGGGTCCACCTGGGCGCGAAGGCGGGGCTGGAACTCACGCTGACGGAGCGCTGGCGCCTGTTCGCGAGCTACGGGGACGGCTTCCGCTCGCCGCAAGCGCGCAGCCTGGCGGAGGGCGAACGGGCCCCCTTCGTGTCGGTGCGAGGCGCGGAGCTGGGCGCGAGGCGAGACGGGGAGCAACTGGCGCTGCAAGCGAGCCTCTTCGGCTCGGCGGTGGATGACGACTTCTTCTTCGACCACGCGGCGGGAACCACGGTGTTCACGGGACGGACGGTGCGCGCGGGCCTCTCGGCGGCGCTGCAAGCGCGCCCGTGGAGGGAAGTCACGGCGGCGCTGAGCGCGACGGTGGCGCACGCGCGGGTGCGGGAGACGAACACGCTCTTGCCCTACTTCGCGCCGCTGGTGGCGCGAGCCGACGTGGGCTGGGAGCGAACGCTGCGGCTGTGGGGAAGCGAAACGGAGCTGTCGGCGGGCACGGGGCTGACGCTGATCGGCCCGCGCCCACTGCCCTTCGATGAATACGGGAGCACGGTGTTCCTCGCCGACGCTCAAGCGGGAGCACGGTGGGGAGCACTGGGGCTGCGGCTGGAAGTGAAGAACCTCCTGAACACGCGCTGGCGCGACGGGGAGTTCGTCTACGGCTCGCGCTTCGACCCGGAGGCGCCGGCGAGCCTGCTGCCCGCGAGACATTTCACCGCGGGGCCACCGAGAACGGCCTCGCTCACCCTGGAGGTCCACCTATGA
- a CDS encoding tetratricopeptide repeat protein, producing METAPQSHEAGAKPVRRRWSQAFRSTLGVCAVALLIHLVPLFLPRNMPEQELAIARATPNMQSRVRLLAPLKEHPKATGAELREAAELLLEEAPAEARELVEEAERREPGAVETQLLRARICRVERMERCVQESFERAVRMAPSDARPDLLWADLRENDGDTAAALEAVTRARSKAPGQTEIELRYARLLGEVGRHGEAVAVVQALSPKLSPVSLLLELGQAQLRAGRDVEARRLFAKAVGESPQSPVAHYHLGVAHFRLGDMDGAEEELRTADRLDVSNPRSLAALCAMQVKAGQLDAARVTKMDLERRFQDRRELIQSACRMSP from the coding sequence GTGGAGACGGCCCCCCAGAGCCACGAGGCAGGAGCCAAGCCCGTGCGGCGGCGGTGGAGCCAGGCGTTTCGCAGCACGCTGGGAGTGTGTGCGGTCGCCCTGCTGATCCACCTGGTGCCGCTCTTCCTACCGCGCAACATGCCGGAGCAGGAGCTGGCGATCGCGCGAGCAACGCCGAACATGCAGAGCCGGGTGCGCCTGCTGGCGCCCTTGAAGGAACACCCGAAAGCCACGGGGGCGGAGCTGCGCGAGGCGGCCGAGCTGCTGTTGGAGGAGGCCCCAGCGGAGGCGCGTGAGCTGGTGGAGGAGGCGGAGCGGCGCGAGCCGGGCGCGGTGGAGACCCAGCTCCTCCGGGCACGAATCTGCCGGGTGGAGCGCATGGAGCGCTGTGTCCAGGAGTCCTTCGAGCGGGCGGTGCGAATGGCCCCGAGTGACGCGCGTCCGGACCTGCTGTGGGCGGACCTCCGAGAGAACGACGGAGATACGGCAGCGGCGCTGGAAGCAGTGACCCGCGCTCGGAGCAAGGCGCCCGGACAGACGGAGATCGAACTCCGCTACGCGCGCCTGTTGGGCGAGGTGGGACGGCACGGCGAAGCGGTGGCGGTGGTGCAGGCCCTGAGCCCGAAGCTCTCTCCCGTGTCCCTCTTGCTGGAGCTCGGCCAGGCGCAGCTGCGCGCGGGGCGGGATGTCGAGGCGAGGCGCCTCTTCGCCAAGGCGGTGGGAGAGTCGCCGCAATCGCCGGTGGCGCACTACCACCTGGGGGTGGCGCACTTCCGGCTGGGAGACATGGACGGAGCGGAGGAGGAGCTGCGAACGGCGGACCGGCTGGACGTCTCGAATCCACGTTCGCTGGCGGCGCTCTGTGCGATGCAGGTGAAGGCGGGCCAGCTGGACGCGGCGCGGGTGACGAAGATGGACCTGGAGCGGCGCTTCCAAGACCGGCGCGAGCTCATCCAGAGCGCCTGCCGCATGAGCCCCTGA